ACCTCGGCCGACGTGATGATCCTGGGCGAGACGGGCACCGGCAAGGAGCTGGTGGCCCGCTGCCTGCACGACCAGAGCAACCGCCGCGACCGCAACTTCGTGGCCATCAACTGCGGCGGCCTGCCCGAAACCCTGTTCGAGAGTGAGCTCTTCGGCCACGAGCCGGGCGCCTTCACCTCGGCCGGCAAGCGCCGCATCGGCAAGATCGAGCATGCCAACGGCGGCACCCTGCTGCTCGACGAGATCGAGTCCATGCCGATCCAGATGCAGATCAAGCTGCTGCGGGTGCTGCAGGAACGCAAGCTCGAGCGCCTGGGATCCAACGAGGAACTGCCGATCAACCTGCGGGTGGTGGCAGCCACCAAATGCGACCTGCGCGAGCTGAGCGAGCAGCAGAAATTCCGCGCCGACCTCTACTACCGGCTGAACGTGGCCCAGGTGCAGCTGCCACCGCTGCGCGAGCGGCGCGAGGACATCCCGCTGCTGTTCGAGTACTTCGTCGGCCAGGCCGCCGAGCGCTACGAGCTGAGCGCGCCCGAGCTGAGCCCCGAGCGCCTGCGCGACCTGATGGCCCATGACTGGCCGGGCAATGTGCGGGAGATCCGCAACGCGGCCGACCGCTTCGTGCTGGAAGGCGACCTGGGCGAACTGCTGGCCGATGCCGGCAGCGAGCCGGTGCCGCTGGCCCAGCAGATGGACAAGGTGGAGAAGGCCCTGATCGAGCAGGCCCTGCAACGCTGCCAGGGCCGCATGCAGGACGTGATGCAGCAACTGGGCACACCCAAGAAGACGCTGTATGACAAGCTGCACCGACACGGGATCGACCCCGGTCGCTACCGCTGAAGGGCCCTCAGCGGTACACCGCGGGGTCGGGTGAATCGGTCGGGTGGGTGATCACCCGCTGCAGGGCCGGGCTCATCGGCAGCTGCAGGTTGATGTGCCGTGGCGGGATGGGCTGCTGGAACCACTTGTCATAGATGGCCTGGATCTCGCCGCTGCGGTAGAGCCCCGCCAGCACCTCGTCCACCAGGCGCTTGAACACCGGATCGCCCTTGCGCAGCACCAGGGCGTAGGGTTCGCTGGTCAGCGGTGTCGGGGCGATCATGTACTCGGCGGAATCGGGTGCCTCGGCCAGCAGGCTCTGCAGCAGCACGTCGTCCATGGCATAGGCCGCGGCCTGGCGCGCCGTGACCATGCGGAAACCCTCGATGTCGTAGAGCCCGGCCAGGATCTTCATGTCCAGCCCGCGCCGCCGGTTCTCGGCCTGCAGGAACTGGATGCTGGTGGTGGCCAGGGTGGTGGCCACCGGGCGGCCCCGCAGGTCGTCCAGGCTGAGCACCGGCGCGTCCTTGCGGGACAGCAACTTGCTGCTGGCCACGAAGATGGTCAGCGAAAAGGCCGCCTGGCTCTCGCGCTCGACGTTGTGCGTGGTGACGCCGCATTCCAGGTCGGCCGTGCCATTGGCCACCAGGGGCAGACGGGTGGCCGAGCTGACCCCCATCATCCGCACCTCCAGGTCGGGCATGTCCAGGCGCCGACGCACCGCCTGCACCACCTTGCGGCAGAGGTCCACGCTGTAGCCCACCGGCTGGCGGTCCAGGTTCAGGTAGGAGAACGGCGGCGAGGACAGCCGGTAGCCCACCGTGATCAGGCCGGTGTCGTGGATCTTGCGCAGGGTGGGCGAGGCGCTGATGGCAGCGGGCTCGGCGGCTGCCGCGGTCTGCCCCCCGCCCAGCACGAGGGCAAGGGCCAGAAGGGCAAGGGACAGGGGGGATGGATGCGGGCGCGCTGCCATGGGGGAACCGGTGGCGCATTGTGACAAATCAGAACGGCGGCCGAACTGGGCACTGGCCCCAGGTCCAGAGGCGTCTTAGCATCCGCCCCATGCGCTCCACCCCCGATTTCCGCGATCCGGCCTTTCTGCAGCAGCACCTGCTGCAGACCATGGCCTTCTATGACGACCGCTGTGTGGATCCCAGTGGCGGGCTCTACCAGTTCTACCGCGACGACGGCAGCGTCTACGACCACACCACCCGGCACCTGGTGAGCAGCACCCGCTTCGTGGTGACCCACGCCATGATGGCCCGGCGCTTTCCCGCGCATCCCCGGGCCGCGCACTGGCGCGACACGGCCCGCCATGCCCTGCGCTTCGTGCAGGACGTCCACCGTGACGAGGCCAGCGGTGGCTACCTGTGGCTGCTGCGCTGGCGGAATGGCCAGTGCGAGGCGGTGGACGCCACCCAACACGCCTACGGACTGGCCTTCGTGCTGCTGGCCCAGGCGCAGGCCGTGCTGGCCGGGCTGGAGGAGGCCCGCCCTGCCCTGCAGCAGACCCTGGCCCTGATGGAGCAGCGCTTCTGGGAGCCGGCCACGGGCCTGTATGCCGACGAGGCCGGCCCCGGCTGGGCCCTGCGCCCCTACCGCGGCCAGAACGCCAACATGCATGCCTGCGAAGCCCTGATGGCGGCCCATGAAGCCACCGGCGACGCCTTCTGCCTGCAGCGTGCCCACACCCTGGCCCAGCACGTCACCCAGACCCTGGCCGGGCGCTGCCATGGCTGGGTCTGGGAGCACTTCCACACCGACTGGACACCGGACTGGGACTTCAACCGGCACGATCCCGCCAACCTGTTCCGTCCCTGGGGCTACCAGGTCGGCCACTGGACGGAATGGGCCAAGCTGCTGCTGACGCTGGAGCGGCTGAGCCCGGACGACGCCGACACCGGCTGGATGCTGCCGCGGGCCCGCGAACTGTTCGCGGCGGCGGTTCATCTGGGCTGGGACAACGCCCACGGTGGTCTGGTCTATGGTCTGGGGCCCCTGGGCGATCCGGCCACCGACACCCATCTGAAGGTCAGCGACGGCGACAAGTACCACTGGGTCCAGGCCGAAACGCTGGCCGCGGCGGCGGCCCTGGCCCAGCGCACCGGCGAAGGCGGCTACTGGGACTGGTACGACCGGATCTGGGCCTACGCCTGGCGACACTTCGTGGACCACGACCACGGCGCCTGGTACCGCATCCTGGGGCCGGACAACCGCAAGCTGACCGACGAGAAAAGCCCGGCCGGCAAGGTGGATTACCACAACCTGGGCGCCTGTCACGAGGTGCTCGACACGCTGGCCCGCTGACGCCATCCGGGATTCCCCGCCCCCGCGCCCGCAACTCCGGGGTGCTTTCCGTGTTGTTTGACCGTTTCAGAGTTCCCTGACTGCGCCACCATCGGGGCAGGAGACCAATTGCGGGCAAGGTAGCTCCATGCCCTGCCCGCAGCGCAAGACAAGGGGACAGCGACCATGGGGATCTATCGCATCGCGATGCGTGCAGGCAACCGCCTGATGCGCCGGCTGAGCATGCCGCTCAAGCTCACCTTGCTGGGCAGCATGCTGCTGATTCCTCTGCTGATCAATGTGATCACCGGCGCCTTGCACGACCAGTCGTCCATCCGCCTGACCCGCGCGGAGCGCCAGGGCCTGGCCCTGGTGATGCCGCTGTCGCAAACCGCTTACGAGGTCCAGGTGCACCGTGGGCTGGCCAACCGCGTGATGCACGGGGACGACAGCGCACAGGCCGCCCTGGCCCAGAGCAGCGAGCGGCTCAAGGTCCATCTGGGCGAGGTGGACCAGGTCGTCAGCCGCACCGGCGGCTTTGCCGTCCGGGACGAATGGGCCCCGCTGCGCACCGCGTTGGAGGACATCGCCAGGCCAAACCCGCAGGGCGAGGCCGCGGCCGTCTTTGCGACCCACACGGCCCGTGTGGAGGGCCTGCGCAACCTCATCGCCACGGTGACCGAGCGATCGTCCCTGCTGCTCGATCCGGACGCCGACACCTACTTCCTGATGTCCCTGGCCACCCAGGAAGCCCTGCCCTGGACCGAACACCTGGGCCAGGTGCGCGGGCTGGGCGCCGGACTGCTGGCCGGCGGCCAGGCCAGTGCCCTGGAGCGGGCCGCCGTGATGGCCCACGGTGCCGCGCTGCAGTCGATCTTGCACGACGTCCAGTTCTCGGTGGGCGCGCTGGGTCGGGTCGACGTGACGCCGCCCAACGGCTGGCAGGAGGCCCGTGACAACACCGAACGCTTGGTGCGATCGCTCCAGCAGACCTTCTCGGCCGAGCCCCTGCAAGGTGACGCTGCGGGCTTCTTCGCCCAGGTCAGCGGCGTGATCGACGCGGTCAAGGGCTTCCAGGGCGCCGCCGCCCAGGAACTGGGCATCCGTCTCGATCGGCGCGAAGCCCATCTGGTCCAGTGGTTCTGGCTGAAGATGGGCGCCAGCGTGGTCGGCCTGCTCCTGATGCTGTACCTGAGCTCCAGCTTCTACGGCAGCGTGGTGGGTGCCCTGCGGGCGCTGCAGCGCAGCGTCAAGGCCATGTCCGCAGGCGACATGGCCCACAGCGTCAAGATCGAGGGCAGCGACGAGATCGCCGACATGGGTCAGGGCATCGAGCAGATGTCCGGCCAGCTCTCGGCCATGGTGGCCGACATCCGCAGCAGCGCCATCCGCGTGGGCTACGCCGGCCAGCAGGCCGCCGCCCGCGGCCAGGCCCTGGCCGAACGCACCGATGCCCAGGCGGCCAGTCTGCGCCAGACCATGGCCACCGTGACCCAGCTGAGCCAGGCCGTCACGGTCAACGCCCAGGCGGCCCAGGAACTGGACCATCTGACGCAAGCCCTGCGTGAGCGGGCCGAGGCCGGTGGCGAGGCGATGCAGCAGACGGTGGGGGCCATGGGCTCGCTCGAAGGCAGTTCACGCCGCATGAGCGAGATCATCGGCGTGATCGACGGCATCGCCTTCCAGACGAACATCCTGGCCCTGAACGCCGCCGTGGAAGCCGCCCGTGCGGGCGAGGCCGGTCGCGGCTTTGCCGTGGTCGCCACCGAAGTGCGTCAGCTGGCCCAGCGCAGCGCCGCCGCCGCAGCGGAGATCCGCACCCTGATCGGCCAGTCCGGCGAAGAGGTGGCCCGTTCGGTCACCCGCATCCAGTCGGTCGGCCACACCCTCACCCAGGTGGTGGATGGCGTGCGCAATGTCTCGGACCGTCTGCGCACCATCGCCGAGGCCAGCACCCAGCAGAGCGTGGGCCTGGCCGAGGTGACCAAGACCGTGGGGGCGCTGGAAGACATCACGCTGCAGAACGCCGCGATGGTGGAGGAATCAGCCAAGGACGCCGGTGAGCTGGTGCACCGGGCCCAGGCCCTGGGCGAAGCAGTGGCCTCCATCCGTCTGCGCCAGGGCAGCGCCGACGAGGCCTGCGCCCTGGTCGAGAAGGCCCATGCCCTGGTTACCCGCGAGGGGGTGGAACGGGCCAGCCAGGTCTTCACCCGGGCCGATGGCGGCTTCATCGACCGCGACCTCTACATCTTCATCGTCGACCGCGAGGGCCGCTACCTGGTGCATGGTCTGAAGCCGGCCATGAACGGCCACCGCGTGCATGAGCTGCCGGGCATCGACGGCGACCGCTTCGTGCGCGAAGCCTGGGCCGCAGCCACCGGCAACGGCCAGCACTGGGTCGAGTACGACATCGTCAACCCCGACACCGGCAAGGTGCAGCCCAAGGCCAGCTATGTGGTGGCCCTGAACGACCGGCTGCTGCTGGGCTGCGGCATCTACCGCAGCACCAGTGCCGCCAGCGCGGTTCAGGCACCGACCGGAGCCGACCGGCCGGCCGCCGCCGGCCCGGCCAGGGGTTCAGTGCCCCAGGCTCTCCCCGCCTGACGCGACCACCGGGTCGGACTCGTGCAGCCGGGCCTCGCGCTGCGCCGCGCGGCGCAGCGACTCCGGCCGCACCAGGTAGCTGTAGATCACCGGCACCACCAGCAGCGTCAGCATCGTGGAGGTGAGCACGCCACCGATGATGGCGCGGCCCATCGGCGCCTGGATCTCACCGCCCTCGTTGAAGGCCAGGGCCATCGGCAACATGCCGAAGACCATGGCCGCGGTGGTCATGATGATCGGCCGCATCCGGATCAGGCCGGCCTCCTTCACCGCCTCGGCCACGCTCTTGCCGGCCCGCACCGCATGGTTGGCGAAGTCCACCAGCAGGATGGCGTTCTTCGTCACCAGACCCATCAGCATGATCAGGCCGATCAGCGAGAACAGGTTGATGGTCGAGTGGGTGAACAGCAGCGAGAGCATCACGCCGATGAGTGACAGCGGCAGCGAGGCCATGATGGCCAGCGGCTGCAGGAAGCTGCCGAACTGGCTGGCCAGCACGATGTAGATGAAGACCACCGCCAGCGCCAGCGCAGCCAGCATGTTGCCGAAGATCTCGCCCTGCTCCTTGGCCTGGCCGCCCACGTCGAAGCGGTAGCCCGGGGGCAGCACCGTGGCCTTGATGAGTTTCTGGACATCGGCGCTGACGTCGCCCACGGCCCGGCCGGAGGCGTGATCCACCCCGGCGAAGATGGATTGGCGCCGCTCCAGGTTCTGGCGCTTGATCACCACCGGGTTCTCCACCGGCTCGACCGAGACCACCCGCTCCAGCGGAATGGGCGTCCCGTCCTTGGCATAGGCCACCGGCAGCTGGCGCAGCTGGGCGACCTGCTGGCGGTCCAGGCTCTTCAGGCGCAGCAGCACCTCCACCTGTTCGCCATCGGGCGTGGTCCAGTAGCTGGCCACGTCACCGTTGACGTAGGTGCGCAGGGCCGTCGCCACCTGGGTGGTGCTCAGGCCCAGCTCGCGCACGGCACTGGGCTTGATGCGCACCGCATAGGCCGGCACCCCCGGCTCCACCGAGCTCTGCAGGTCGGTCACGCCCTTGATCTTCTTGATCTTGGCGCTCAGGTCGTTGGTGATCTGGTCCAGCACAGTGGGGTCCGGCCCCAGGATGGCCACGTTGATGGGCCGGTTCCAGCCCAGGATGATCTGGATGCCGGGCACCGAGGCCAGTTCATTGCGCAGCGCGTCCTCGATCTCCTTCTGGCTGCGGTGGCGCTGGGCCTTGGGCTTGAGCACCAGGCCGATGCCGGCGGTGTTGCGACCGTCCTCGCCGCCCACGGTGGTGGTCATCGACTCCACTTCGGGGAACTTGGCGCGGATGATGGCTTCGACCTGGCGGATCTTCTGGTCCGAACGGGCCAGGCTGGAGCCCACCGGCAGCTTGACCTGCAGCTGGGTGAAGCCCTGGTCGGTCTCGGGGATGGTCTCGGCCCCGATCAGCGGCGCCAGCATCAGGGCCGCGATCAGCGACAGCCCGGCCAGCCACAGAACCATGCCCCGCGGCGTGAGGGTGGCCCAGCGCAGACGGCGCGGCGCGCTGCGGTCCACATCGCCCCGGGCATCGACCGGGTGACCCCAGGCCGGCACCGGCGGCACCCACAGGCGGTAGCGTCGGTGGCTGAAGGCCCAGTCCACCAGCGTGGCGTAGACCTTGTGCAGCACGTCCATGCCCCAGTCCACCGCCGCCAGCAGATGGCGGATGACCGGCAGGCGGCGGAAACGGTCGGTGGGCGGATCGGGCCAGACCGAGGACAGCATCGGATCGAGCGTGAAGCTGACGAACAGGCTGACCAGCACCGCCACGGTCACCGTGATGCCGAAGGGATAGAAGAACTTGCCGACGATGCCCTTCATGAAGGCCACCGGCACGAACACCGCGCAGATGGCGAAGGTGGTGGCCATCACCGCCAGGCCGATCTCCTCGGTGCCCTGACGGGACGCGGTGAGATGGTCCTTGCCCATGTCCACGTGGCGGACGATGTTCTCGCGCACCACGATGGCGTCGTCGATCAGCAGGCCGATGCACAGCGACAGCGCCATCATGGTCATGAAGTTCAGCGTGAAGCCGAAGGCATAGACCGCGATGAAGCTGGCGATCACCGAGATCGGCAGCGTCAGGCCGGTGATGACGGTGGAGCGCCAGCTCTGCAGGAACAGGAAGACGATGGCCACCGTCAGCAAGGCGCCCTCGATCAGGGTGCGCTGCACCCCGTGCAGCGAATCCTGCACCCAGTCGCTGTTGGCGTAGATGATGCGCAGCTCCACGCCGGGCGGCATGCGGCCCTGCATGCTCTCCACCGCTTCCTTGATCGATTCACCTGCCCGGACGATGTTGGCGTCCTTCTGCTTGTAGACCTGCAGGGTGATGGCCGGGTCGCCGTTGACGCGCGACATGGACTCGGCCTCCTGGTCGGTCTCCACCACCTGGCCCAGGTCGCCCAGGGTGGTCACGCTGTTGCCGGTGCGGGCCACCACGATCTGCGCAAACTCCTTGGGGTCGCGCACCCGGCCTTCCACCCGCACGATGGCATCGGTCGTCCCGTTGCTGACCAGACCCACCGGTTCGTCGGCGTTGCTGCGCTTGAGGGCTTCGGCCACATCGGCCGGGGTGAGCGCGGCGGCGCGCAGACGCGCCGGGTCCAGCTCCACCCGCACCTGGCGCACGTTCAGGCCGCTGGCCACCACGCGGGCCACGCCCTCGGCACGCTCCAGGCGCTTGACGACCGTCTGGTCGGCCAGCAGCGAGAGCTCACGCTCGCTGCGGTTGTGCCCCACCAGCGCCAGCACCACCGTGGGCTGGGCATTGTCGTTGTCGAAGCGGCTGATGAAGGGCGCCTTGGCATCCTCCGGCAGCGAGGCCTGCAGGGCCGCGATCTTCTCGCGCACATCCTGGTTGGCCTGGGAGATGTCGGCGTCGAGGTTGAACTCGACCACCGTCTCGCTGCGCCCTTCCAGGCTGTTGGAGCGGATCATCTTGACGCCGGCGATGCTGTTGAGCGCCGACTCGACCGGCTTGGTGATCTCGGTCTCCACCGCCGAGGGCGAGGCCCCGGGGTAGCTGATCGAGACGAACACCACCGGCGGGTTGATGTCGGGCATCTGCTCGACACCCAGCCGCAGGTAGGAGAACAGCCCCAGCACACAGACCGCCACCATCATCATGGTGGCGAACACGGGGTTGTTGATGGCGACGCGGGTCATCCACATGAGGTCTTCCTCCGAGACGTGACGGGACGACGCGTCAGAGCGTCTTGGCCGGGCCCGAGGCGGCCGAGGCCGCCTGGGTGGCGTTCTGGATGCGGGCTTCCTGGCCTTCGCGCAGGTTGTCGAAGCGGGCGGCCAGCACCTGGCTGCCGGCGGCCAGGCCGTCGGTGATCTCCACGAGGCCGCGGGTGGCGTCCCGGCGGCCGGTGGTCACCGTGCGGCGCAGCAGCTTGCCCTGCTCCAGGGTCCAGACATAGTCCTGCCCCGAACTGGAGGACAAGGCGGTGACCGGCACCGTCAGGCGGGGCGCGCCTTCGGGCAGGGTCACGCTGGCGGTGGCGAACTGGCCCGCCCGCAGCAGTTCCTTGGGGTTGTCCAAGGTGACGGTGACGCCGATCGAGCGGGTGCCCACCTCGGCGGCCGGCGCGATGCGGGCCAGATGGGCCTCGATGGGGGTGTCCACCCCTTCCACCTGCAGTTGCACCGGCATGCCCGGACGCAACTGACCCACCTCGTGGGTGCCGACGCTGCCGGCCATCTCCAGCTTGCGCAGGTCCACGATGGTCAGCAGTTCCTGCTCGGCCGCGACCTTTTCGCCGGGCAGCGCATGGCGCTTGGAGACGATGCCACTGATGGGCGCCACCAGGGCCGCCTCGCGCAGCTGGATGCGAGCCGTCTCGACCTGGGCCAGGGCGGCGTTGTACTGGGCCTTGGCGCTTTCCAGCGAGGCGCGGGAATTCTCCAGCGCGATCGGAGAGATGAACTTCTGCTCGGCCAGCCCCAGGTTGGAGTCGTGGCTGCGCTGGGCCTGGGCCAGCAGGGCCTTGGCAGCCTCCGCCTGGGCGGTCTTCTCGTTCAGGCGCGCATTGAGCTCCGCCAGATCGATGACGCCCAGCGACTCCCCCACGGTGACCCGGCTGCCCTCGTCCACCCGCAGGCTGACCAGGGTGCCGGCCGCCTTGGCGCGAACCGTCACGGTGGAAGGCGCCACCAGCGGCCCGGAGAAGGTCACCTTGCCCGGCAGGGCCATGGACTGCGGCTGCACCACCTCCTGCGTGGTGAACACCAGGGTGGCCTCCTTGGGTTTGTCGTCCTTGGGCTGTCCCGACTTCCGGGCCACCACCACCCCCACCAGGACGGCCAGCACCACCAGCGCCGCCACCCCTCCGATCCACCTGCGTTGTCGCATGTCTGTTCCCACCTCTGTTGATTGCTCTCGTGGAGCGGTCGCAGTGTAGGGGCAGGCAGGCAAAAGAAAAGGCCCGGCGGACGAACCGTCCCCCGGGCCGATGAACTGCATCCGGCGCCGACAAACGGCGCCCGGAGATCGTCAGTGGTGGTATTGACGTTTGGCCTGTGTCAGCAGGGTGCTGACCTCGCCAGAAATCTGGCTGAAGCGGGAGCCCGAGCCGATGAGGCGTTCCGCCTGGTCCATTTGTCCCAGGTTGATGCGACGCGCGACCTCGCCGGCACAGGTGTGGAACTCGGCGTGCTTGTCCACCAGCGCGCGGAAGCTGGGCTTGCTGCCCCACTGCGCGCCGCCCGGGCCGTGCAGCCAGCGGCCCAGCGGGCACTGGTCGTCGCGGCAGAGGGTGTCCGCATCCAACTGACCGTGTTCAGCCATCGCGCTGCGCAGTCTGATCTTCCACTCCCGGTGGGCGGCGATGGCGGCATCAAAGTCGAAATCCTGCCCGACGGCGGCCGCCCCGGAAGGTTGGGATGACCGCAGATGGAACCCCTCGGGCAGCCGAAAGCGCCCCACCTCCCCAGCCAGCTCATGGGCCCGGTCCTTGAGCATGCCGGCGGCAGCCGCGGTTTCCTCGACCAAGGCGGCATTCTGCTGGGTCATGCGGTCCAAGTCCTGCACCGCCGCACCGATCTGGGTGACACCGCTGCTCTGCTCGTTGGCACCGTTGGCAATCTCATCCAGCAGCGCGCGCATGCGCTGGGCCCCCTCCACCACATCCTGGATGGTGCTGCCGGCGTCTCGCGCCACGGCTGCGCCGGCCTCGATGCGTTCAACGCTGCCGGAGATCAGGGTCTTGATCTCACGTGCTGCACCGGCCGAACGATGGGCCAGTTGCCGCACTTCGGTGGCCACCACCGCAAACCCGCGACCGGCATCCCCTGCCCGGGCGGCCTCCACCGCCGCATTGAGCGCCAGGATGTTTGTCTGGAAGGCAATGCCGTCGATCACCCCGATGATGTCGCCGATCTTGCTGGACGACTGGCGGATTTCCTCCATGGTGCCCACCACGCTACCCATCACCTCACCGCCGCGGCGGGCGACATCGGCGTTGTGGCGGGCAATCTCAGCGGCCTCCTTGGCATGGTCCGCGGTGGCCTGCACGGTGGACGAGATCTCCTCCATCGAGGAAGCCGATTCCTGCAGGTTGGCCGCAGCCTGCTCGGTGCGCGAGGACAAATCCAGCGTGCCTTCGGAGATCTCGCTGGACGAGTGCACGATGTGGTCCGAGCCCTTGCGCACCTGGGCCACGATGTTCCGAAGCGAGGTCTGCATCTGCCCCAGCGTAGCCATCAGGCTGGCCGCCTCGTCACGCCCCCATGGCTTGGGCGAAGCCGTCAGATCGCCCTGGGTCATGGCCTCCAGATGCTCGCGCACTTCGCGCAGCCCTCCATGCATGACCTTGGCAAAGCTTACGAACAAATAACCGGCCATTGCCAGACACAAGACGACCAGCGCGATCACGTGCCGCGTCTGCGCCTGCCGAGCTTCCAGGCGATCCACCAGAAGCTGGTCCAGCGCGGCGAGATCGCGGGACCAGAAGGCCTGCAACTCGTCCTGCGCTTTCTGCAGGCTGGCCTGCAAGGCCGCACCATCCCCCTGCGGCCCACCGGGCTGAAGGGCTTGGCGACGCAGCTGCGCCAGGGCGTCGGCTGTGGTTTGCTGAACCGCATCGGCCTGCAGCGCGGCGGCCAAGTCGGGGCGGGCGGCCAGTACCTTGTGCAGCCCATCCTGCAGCGCGGCCAGATGAAAGGCAAGCACCGGTGCGCCCTCGCGCAGGCGCTCGCCCTGATCGGGTGCGAAAGCGCCCTTCGCAAAGCCCACCTGGCTGTCCGCCCGGGCGCGCGCCAGCAGGTCATTCAACACAGGCACTCGGAAAAGTGCCGCGTCCATCAGGTAATAGCTGTCGAGATCGGGATCCAGGGTCAGGTTTGAGCCATCGGACACCTGGGTGACCAGTGCCAACGCTTTGTCCAGCAGCTGCGAATGCTGGGCAAAGGCGGCCTCTGCATCCCGGCTTGCCGGGACTTGCGCTGACAGGGTCTGGATGTCCTTGAACAGGGCCCGGGTCCCCAACCCTTCACCCAGCTCCTGATCCACCGACGCCAGCGCCGCCACCGCCTTCTGCGTCAGCTGCTGGGCCGCGGCCGCATCGCCTGTGTCGGTCACCGCCGCCAGGCGGAGTGCCTCGCCCGCCTGGAGCACGGGCGCCAGGGCCTGCACGTAACGGACTCCTTGCCGTTCCTTGGCTGAGAAGTTCACCACTTCCAGGTTGCCCTTGAAGAAGAACCAGCCCAGTTGGAGCAAGGGAATGAGGAACACCGCCGAGATGATGGCGGCCTTGGCACCAAAGGTCAGTTGCCGGAACAACCTGACCCCCGGGGCCCAGATTCCGTGGTACTTGAAGAAATCTGAGGCTTTGCTGTGCTGGCCAGCCGGTGCCACCGTGTCCGTGGCTTCCGCTGAGGAGGAAAGCTGCGCGTACTGCATTCTCGGGACTCCCAAACAGTCACGCCCCCGGGTAGGAATATCCCGAAGGCCCAAGACCATTCTCGGCAGTCCCGCAAGAAACTTGAACAGCAATCTGCGGTGGAATCCACGGCCATTTCCCGGCCACTTCCCGGCCGGGATCCAGCCCGAAGCATCAGCGCGGTCCGGCGATGTCGGGTGTGGCCACCCGCACGTCACCGCATTGCGCGCGGTGAAGCAGGGCGTGGTCGATCAGCACCAGGGCGAGCATGGCTTCCGCGATGGGCGTGGCCCGGATGCCGACGCAGGGGTCGTGGCGGCCG
This sequence is a window from Ideonella dechloratans. Protein-coding genes within it:
- a CDS encoding methyl-accepting chemotaxis protein, which translates into the protein MGIYRIAMRAGNRLMRRLSMPLKLTLLGSMLLIPLLINVITGALHDQSSIRLTRAERQGLALVMPLSQTAYEVQVHRGLANRVMHGDDSAQAALAQSSERLKVHLGEVDQVVSRTGGFAVRDEWAPLRTALEDIARPNPQGEAAAVFATHTARVEGLRNLIATVTERSSLLLDPDADTYFLMSLATQEALPWTEHLGQVRGLGAGLLAGGQASALERAAVMAHGAALQSILHDVQFSVGALGRVDVTPPNGWQEARDNTERLVRSLQQTFSAEPLQGDAAGFFAQVSGVIDAVKGFQGAAAQELGIRLDRREAHLVQWFWLKMGASVVGLLLMLYLSSSFYGSVVGALRALQRSVKAMSAGDMAHSVKIEGSDEIADMGQGIEQMSGQLSAMVADIRSSAIRVGYAGQQAAARGQALAERTDAQAASLRQTMATVTQLSQAVTVNAQAAQELDHLTQALRERAEAGGEAMQQTVGAMGSLEGSSRRMSEIIGVIDGIAFQTNILALNAAVEAARAGEAGRGFAVVATEVRQLAQRSAAAAAEIRTLIGQSGEEVARSVTRIQSVGHTLTQVVDGVRNVSDRLRTIAEASTQQSVGLAEVTKTVGALEDITLQNAAMVEESAKDAGELVHRAQALGEAVASIRLRQGSADEACALVEKAHALVTREGVERASQVFTRADGGFIDRDLYIFIVDREGRYLVHGLKPAMNGHRVHELPGIDGDRFVREAWAAATGNGQHWVEYDIVNPDTGKVQPKASYVVALNDRLLLGCGIYRSTSAASAVQAPTGADRPAAAGPARGSVPQALPA
- a CDS encoding AGE family epimerase/isomerase — protein: MRSTPDFRDPAFLQQHLLQTMAFYDDRCVDPSGGLYQFYRDDGSVYDHTTRHLVSSTRFVVTHAMMARRFPAHPRAAHWRDTARHALRFVQDVHRDEASGGYLWLLRWRNGQCEAVDATQHAYGLAFVLLAQAQAVLAGLEEARPALQQTLALMEQRFWEPATGLYADEAGPGWALRPYRGQNANMHACEALMAAHEATGDAFCLQRAHTLAQHVTQTLAGRCHGWVWEHFHTDWTPDWDFNRHDPANLFRPWGYQVGHWTEWAKLLLTLERLSPDDADTGWMLPRARELFAAAVHLGWDNAHGGLVYGLGPLGDPATDTHLKVSDGDKYHWVQAETLAAAAALAQRTGEGGYWDWYDRIWAYAWRHFVDHDHGAWYRILGPDNRKLTDEKSPAGKVDYHNLGACHEVLDTLAR
- a CDS encoding amino acid ABC transporter substrate-binding protein yields the protein MAARPHPSPLSLALLALALVLGGGQTAAAAEPAAISASPTLRKIHDTGLITVGYRLSSPPFSYLNLDRQPVGYSVDLCRKVVQAVRRRLDMPDLEVRMMGVSSATRLPLVANGTADLECGVTTHNVERESQAAFSLTIFVASSKLLSRKDAPVLSLDDLRGRPVATTLATTSIQFLQAENRRRGLDMKILAGLYDIEGFRMVTARQAAAYAMDDVLLQSLLAEAPDSAEYMIAPTPLTSEPYALVLRKGDPVFKRLVDEVLAGLYRSGEIQAIYDKWFQQPIPPRHINLQLPMSPALQRVITHPTDSPDPAVYR
- a CDS encoding sigma-54-dependent transcriptional regulator; the protein is MFDGYHVIYIEDDPPVRSSVAQTLELSGLAVKAFGTAEDALPHITEGAQAIVITDVRLPRMDGMTLLEKVQEIDAGIPVVVVTAHGDISMAVRAMRAGAYDFLEKPFDPERFVETAIRALDKRVMRMALEDLRAQLQQRIGIESVLLGHSAAMQEVRRKVLRLAATSADVMILGETGTGKELVARCLHDQSNRRDRNFVAINCGGLPETLFESELFGHEPGAFTSAGKRRIGKIEHANGGTLLLDEIESMPIQMQIKLLRVLQERKLERLGSNEELPINLRVVAATKCDLRELSEQQKFRADLYYRLNVAQVQLPPLRERREDIPLLFEYFVGQAAERYELSAPELSPERLRDLMAHDWPGNVREIRNAADRFVLEGDLGELLADAGSEPVPLAQQMDKVEKALIEQALQRCQGRMQDVMQQLGTPKKTLYDKLHRHGIDPGRYR